A region from the Geotrypetes seraphini chromosome 10, aGeoSer1.1, whole genome shotgun sequence genome encodes:
- the RNF208 gene encoding RING finger protein 208, giving the protein MQATLGQSRVTDSNVKKILMSCLRGQQVIIKMETMKIIQAEKFSECQNTQPRYIPPPRRDPPLVAKRAWPSESEIIVNQACSDIPVLENTQSSLALVRTPPPPRREKIYPGQRKASSEICYHRKTPSDEVIVNQYVLHPSTPCEPLECPTCGHMYNFTNKRPRILSCLHSVCEECLQILYESCPKYKFISCPTCKRETVLFTDYGLAALAVNTSILNRLPAEALSTNPVQWSSDADRSCYQTFRQYCGAACTCQIRNPLSSCTIM; this is encoded by the coding sequence ATGCAGGCGACCCTTGGACAAAGCAGAGTTACGGACAGTAATGTGAAAAAGATCCTCATGTCGTGTTTGAGAGGGCAGCAGGTCATCATTAAAATGGAAACCATGAAGATCATCCAAGCTGAGAAATTCTCAGAGTGCCAGAACACTCAGCCAAGATACATACCTCCACCGCGCAGGGATCCTCCCTTGGTGGCCAAGCGGGCCTGGCCCTCAGAGTCTGAGATTATTGTCAACCAGGCCTGCAGTGACATCCCTGTTCTAGAAAATACCCAGAGCTCCCTGGCTCTGGTAAGAACACCACCCCCACCACGTCGGGAAAAAATCTACCCAGGCCAGCGCAAAGCCAGCTCAGAGATTTGTTACCACCGCAAAACTCCATCGGATGAAGTAATTGTCAACCAATATGTGCTACACCCATCAACACCCTGTGAACCGCTGGAGTGCCCCACATGTGGGCACATGTACAACTTCACCAACAAGCGACCCCGCATCCTTTCCTGTTTACACTCTGTGTGTGAGGAATGCCTGCAGATTCTTTATGAATCTTGTCCCAAGTACAAATTCATCTCCTGCCCCACCTGCAAGCGAGAGACAGTGCTCTTCACAGACTATGGCCTGGCTGCACTAGCAGTGAACACTAGCATTCTGAATAGACTGCCTGCAGAGGCTCTCTCCACCAATCCTGTCCAGTGGAGCAGTGATGCCGATCGAAGCTGCTACCAGACCTTCCGTCAGTACTGTGGTGCAGCCTGTACCTGTCAGATCCGCAATCCACTGTCTTCCTGTACCATCATGTAG